Proteins co-encoded in one Desulfosalsimonas propionicica genomic window:
- a CDS encoding 50S ribosomal protein L11 methyltransferase codes for MTPPRADEDIIRQNILDMVGHAGSKYTPMDLEREICARQNISRKAVRRAVNTLMAENRLTYTQFLGHTFVEISYKRPVETGGGVILAPPDAVVTPRPEQIVVRIEAGAAFGAGDHPTTRMALKLAAWTFHDHILPKPAQNCRVLDIGTGSGVLAAAACLMGAARAAGTDIDPCARAEAAGNAALNGLTDRMEIFDSITALEKNSPGLPPFHLVLANLRYPTLVRMHKAVTEISAPGAVMIFSGFRPREQPELLKTYDSPRFDLLRTLEENGWCAAAIQKRP; via the coding sequence ATGACACCCCCCCGGGCCGATGAAGACATCATCAGGCAAAACATCCTGGACATGGTGGGCCATGCCGGCAGCAAATACACCCCCATGGACCTTGAACGGGAAATCTGTGCCCGGCAAAATATCTCCAGAAAAGCGGTGCGACGGGCTGTAAACACCTTGATGGCCGAAAACCGGCTGACCTATACCCAGTTTCTGGGCCACACGTTTGTGGAAATTTCTTATAAGCGCCCTGTTGAAACCGGGGGCGGCGTAATTCTGGCTCCGCCGGACGCAGTGGTCACCCCCCGGCCGGAACAGATTGTGGTGCGTATTGAGGCCGGGGCGGCATTCGGCGCCGGCGATCACCCCACCACGCGCATGGCCTTAAAACTTGCGGCCTGGACGTTTCATGACCATATTTTACCCAAACCGGCGCAAAACTGCCGGGTACTGGATATCGGCACCGGTTCCGGGGTGCTGGCAGCCGCGGCCTGCCTCATGGGCGCGGCACGGGCCGCAGGCACTGATATTGACCCTTGCGCCCGGGCCGAGGCGGCCGGAAACGCCGCCTTAAACGGTCTGACAGACCGCATGGAGATTTTTGACAGCATCACAGCGCTTGAAAAAAACAGCCCGGGACTGCCGCCCTTTCATCTGGTTTTGGCCAACCTCCGTTACCCCACCCTTGTCCGGATGCACAAGGCGGTCACGGAAATTTCCGCGCCCGGGGCAGTGATGATTTTTTCGGGATTCCGGCCCCGTGAGCAGCCGGAGCTTTTAAAAACATATGATTCCCCTCGCTTTGACCTGCTGCGCACCCTGGAGGAAAACGGGTGGTGCGCCGCTGCAATCCAAAAAAGGCCCTGA
- a CDS encoding GTPase/DUF3482 domain-containing protein gives MTKRSDIPVFAVLGHPNEGKSSVVATLAENDAVPVSPTPGETRQCRDYPVFIDDAEVIRFVDTPGFQNPRAAHKWITQNADPEKPWLDDFIRAHETDAEFVHECRLFTPLAAGAGVIFVVDGTRPVRTADRLEMDILRLTGAPRMAVINTKDREHGDYIEDWKTAARIHFNIIRIFDAQRASFAERMDLLKSLRAIDPDWDEALQRVTEAFETDWHMRLEQTAAIITDLLASVLQYRAKKTIHDASATEAAEKQLVVKYRQQVADMEKKAHHRIKKRFKHNIFSYDLPAQSLAGQDLFSEKTLKALGLTRNQMAWAGAGIGAGLGAKGDLALAGLTFGVFTALGGALGAGSAAWGTRKISRAKIKGQALGGIRIYAGPVKNDQLLYVIIDRSLIYFWHVINWAHSRRERPETGNDSDAGVSNFLSAKWSREQKKISQRFFKEVRQKGTAAGQQAVREFSAMIRDLLKEISRT, from the coding sequence TTGACCAAACGCTCAGACATCCCGGTTTTTGCCGTACTGGGCCACCCCAACGAGGGCAAGTCCTCGGTGGTGGCCACCCTTGCGGAAAACGACGCCGTGCCCGTGAGCCCGACCCCGGGCGAAACCCGCCAATGCCGGGATTATCCGGTTTTCATCGATGATGCGGAAGTCATCCGGTTTGTCGACACCCCGGGATTTCAAAATCCCAGGGCCGCGCACAAATGGATCACCCAAAACGCGGATCCGGAAAAACCCTGGCTTGACGACTTTATCCGGGCCCATGAAACCGATGCCGAATTTGTACACGAGTGCCGGCTGTTCACCCCGCTGGCCGCAGGCGCAGGGGTGATCTTCGTGGTCGACGGCACCCGGCCGGTGCGCACGGCCGACCGGCTGGAAATGGACATTTTGCGATTGACCGGCGCCCCCCGCATGGCTGTCATCAACACCAAGGACCGGGAGCACGGCGACTACATCGAGGACTGGAAAACCGCTGCGCGCATACACTTTAACATCATTCGCATTTTTGACGCCCAGCGGGCAAGCTTTGCCGAACGCATGGACTTGCTCAAAAGCCTCAGGGCCATTGACCCGGACTGGGATGAGGCCCTGCAGCGCGTCACTGAGGCATTTGAAACCGACTGGCATATGCGCCTGGAGCAAACCGCAGCCATTATAACGGACCTGCTGGCATCGGTGCTGCAGTATCGGGCAAAAAAAACCATACATGATGCTTCGGCCACAGAAGCGGCTGAAAAACAATTGGTTGTCAAATACCGGCAGCAGGTGGCGGATATGGAAAAAAAAGCCCATCACCGGATCAAAAAAAGATTCAAGCACAACATTTTCTCCTATGACCTGCCCGCCCAGTCCCTTGCCGGCCAGGACCTGTTTTCCGAAAAAACATTAAAGGCCCTGGGCCTGACCCGCAATCAGATGGCCTGGGCGGGAGCCGGCATCGGTGCGGGCCTCGGTGCCAAGGGGGATCTGGCCCTGGCCGGACTGACCTTTGGGGTGTTTACCGCCCTGGGCGGAGCCCTGGGGGCGGGATCAGCGGCATGGGGAACCCGGAAAATCTCCCGGGCCAAAATCAAGGGCCAGGCATTGGGCGGCATACGGATCTACGCCGGTCCTGTGAAAAACGATCAGCTGCTTTACGTGATCATTGACCGGAGCCTGATTTATTTCTGGCACGTAATCAACTGGGCCCACAGCCGGCGCGAACGGCCGGAGACGGGTAATGATTCGGATGCCGGTGTATCAAATTTTTTAAGCGCCAAATGGAGCCGGGAGCAAAAAAAAATCAGCCAGCGGTTTTTCAAAGAAGTCCGGCAAAAGGGCACAGCCGCGGGACAACAAGCGGTGCGGGAATTTTCAGCCATGATCCGGGACCTGTTAAAAGAGATTTCACGCACATGA